Proteins co-encoded in one Saprospira grandis genomic window:
- the cmr3 gene encoding type III-B CRISPR module-associated protein Cmr3, whose protein sequence is MDKIFEVTINPLDTVFFRDAKPFTMGDDSWGNGLFPPAPSVLYGAIRSAYLYQHPHILEEELVDTDQDPSKSIEVIGVNLNYKTRDLFPLPLDLVQKLDRLKEEEKEDKKRGVQYAEVCLLNLEGEEEGDGSQQILSKGLGQIDVLTKKDTKVELLSLGLLAENVYDKYLKGPDVFNNAVRKAYTLDQLFVEEPKIGNQSARTLLTDNDRALYRVGFKRMKKDLSFNVKVRSLADLSVLNKSFIRLGGEGKLAKLAVKEIELKNKPIKLDTVFKLVLTSPTFFEKGWFSQELADAGFELITAVVGSPVAIGGFDLAKKCPKPLRKAVPAGSVYYYRASSEAQINSFFNGKFSLCKVEADRKQGYGLFKLAKK, encoded by the coding sequence ATGGATAAGATTTTTGAAGTGACAATCAATCCTTTAGATACCGTTTTCTTTAGGGATGCCAAACCGTTTACAATGGGAGATGACAGTTGGGGGAATGGACTTTTTCCACCAGCACCTTCTGTTTTATATGGAGCGATTCGTTCTGCTTATTTATATCAACATCCTCATATCTTAGAAGAAGAATTAGTCGATACAGATCAAGATCCTTCTAAGAGTATTGAGGTGATTGGGGTTAATTTGAACTATAAGACTAGAGACTTATTTCCACTTCCTTTAGATTTAGTTCAAAAATTAGATAGACTGAAGGAGGAGGAAAAAGAGGATAAAAAGAGGGGGGTACAATATGCAGAAGTATGTTTGTTGAATTTAGAAGGAGAAGAAGAGGGAGATGGATCACAACAAATTCTATCTAAGGGGTTAGGGCAAATAGATGTGTTAACAAAAAAAGATACTAAAGTTGAGTTGTTGTCCCTAGGACTTTTAGCAGAAAATGTATATGATAAATACTTGAAAGGGCCAGATGTTTTTAATAATGCTGTTAGAAAGGCATATACATTAGATCAGCTTTTTGTAGAGGAGCCTAAAATTGGAAATCAAAGTGCAAGAACGCTTTTAACAGACAATGATAGAGCCTTATACAGAGTTGGTTTTAAACGAATGAAAAAAGATCTGAGTTTTAATGTAAAGGTTCGTTCTCTTGCAGACTTATCAGTTTTAAACAAAAGTTTTATTCGGTTAGGGGGCGAAGGTAAATTGGCTAAACTAGCGGTAAAGGAAATTGAGCTAAAAAATAAGCCCATTAAGCTAGACACGGTATTTAAGTTAGTATTAACTAGTCCTACTTTTTTTGAAAAAGGTTGGTTTTCTCAAGAATTAGCAGATGCAGGTTTTGAGCTAATTACAGCAGTTGTTGGTAGCCCTGTAGCTATAGGTGGATTTGACTTAGCAAAAAAATGTCCCAAACCACTTAGAAAAGCAGTTCCCGCAGGTTCAGTCTATTATTATAGAGCAAGTTCAGAAGCTCAAATTAACAGTTTTTTTAACGGAAAATTTTCATTATGCAAAGTTGAAGCTGACCGAAAGCAGGGCTACGGTTTGTTTAAGCTAGCGAAAAAGTAA
- the cas10 gene encoding type III-B CRISPR-associated protein Cas10/Cmr2 encodes MITTKHLFIFTIGPVQSFISKARKTQDLYVGSRMLSDLIGQAMEKLKSLEPKVEFVFPNKEVESKPNRFVAELSRASTIDWQSHFEELQKHIFDYLKKDVTGGISFPASWFAQIEDYFTCYYSSLQYTDDKEFIAALGDLERQLAERKNIRDFAFFEEQGRKCMIDGEYNVKIYRKNDKEEKASDDEKLRKNKYLFDDDITILGANEQRCVNYRALKKGEGLSAISFLKRLYAQKKGMALFPSIAEIALRPTIESVINDEAKLKAIELALLDCKYKLGIPLKKEHLNQGRKDYDAWDLYYEDNWTKKHFEENDLDLSALDKGNLVIEKRDELLKLIKGDKDNPRKLAKYYAVVFFDADDMGKKLQAAESKEDYQRLSNRLANFAQKARKITDENAWGRTVYAGGDDFVGFFNLNYVFSQLKRLRVEFDRIVNRGEGMGEKETKEYQLTFSAGLAVGHYKTPLGIVLNAARGMEHRAKAVEGKNAIAIAVLKRSGEIHETVWPWSFENDGQEYWPIEFLDELTSIYKAEELSKRFNQKLAEQFRSLVGTNGKLKNELQDVLKRNLQKRWERQLNVKEETTEDRLSNWKVLYKLHEETHEKTYGGFQNFMSFIDIAEFISRELNRK; translated from the coding sequence ATGATAACTACTAAACACCTATTCATATTTACCATTGGCCCAGTGCAGTCTTTTATTTCTAAGGCAAGAAAAACTCAGGACCTGTATGTTGGGAGTAGAATGCTTTCTGACCTTATTGGTCAGGCGATGGAAAAGCTTAAAAGTTTAGAACCTAAGGTTGAATTTGTTTTTCCAAATAAGGAAGTAGAATCTAAACCTAATCGTTTTGTAGCAGAATTAAGTAGGGCTTCCACTATTGACTGGCAAAGTCATTTTGAAGAATTACAGAAGCATATTTTTGACTACTTAAAAAAAGATGTAACTGGAGGTATATCTTTCCCTGCTAGTTGGTTTGCTCAGATAGAAGATTATTTTACTTGCTATTATAGTAGCCTTCAATATACTGATGACAAAGAATTTATTGCTGCCTTGGGTGACTTAGAGCGTCAATTAGCGGAGCGAAAAAATATTAGAGATTTTGCTTTCTTTGAAGAACAGGGACGCAAATGCATGATCGACGGAGAATATAATGTGAAAATTTATCGCAAAAACGATAAGGAAGAGAAGGCGAGTGATGATGAAAAACTTCGCAAGAACAAATATCTTTTTGATGATGACATCACCATTTTAGGAGCTAATGAACAGAGGTGTGTAAACTACAGAGCTCTAAAAAAGGGAGAGGGCTTATCTGCTATATCTTTTTTGAAAAGACTTTATGCACAAAAAAAGGGTATGGCCTTATTTCCTTCTATTGCTGAAATTGCATTACGGCCAACTATAGAGTCGGTAATAAATGATGAAGCAAAATTGAAAGCGATAGAGTTAGCACTTTTAGACTGTAAGTATAAGCTTGGTATACCCTTAAAAAAAGAGCATTTAAACCAAGGCCGTAAGGATTATGATGCTTGGGATTTATACTATGAAGATAACTGGACCAAAAAGCATTTTGAAGAAAATGATCTGGATTTATCTGCATTAGATAAAGGCAATCTTGTCATTGAAAAACGTGATGAACTCCTTAAGCTTATTAAGGGAGACAAGGATAATCCAAGAAAATTAGCTAAATATTATGCAGTAGTATTTTTTGATGCTGATGACATGGGTAAAAAGCTTCAAGCTGCAGAAAGTAAAGAAGATTACCAGCGATTATCGAATCGCTTGGCAAATTTTGCTCAAAAAGCTAGGAAGATTACAGATGAGAATGCTTGGGGAAGAACTGTTTATGCTGGAGGAGACGATTTTGTTGGTTTTTTCAATTTGAACTATGTCTTTTCGCAGCTAAAACGATTGAGAGTAGAATTTGACCGCATTGTCAATAGAGGAGAGGGCATGGGCGAAAAGGAAACAAAAGAATACCAGCTCACTTTTTCTGCGGGATTGGCAGTAGGCCATTATAAAACACCTTTAGGAATTGTTTTGAATGCGGCCAGAGGAATGGAGCATAGAGCAAAAGCAGTTGAGGGAAAAAATGCGATTGCTATTGCTGTTCTAAAACGATCAGGAGAGATTCATGAAACGGTATGGCCTTGGTCTTTTGAAAATGATGGACAAGAATACTGGCCTATAGAATTTTTAGATGAGCTTACTTCTATCTATAAGGCGGAAGAATTGTCCAAACGGTTTAATCAAAAACTTGCAGAACAGTTCAGGTCTTTAGTTGGCACAAATGGGAAACTAAAAAATGAATTACAAGATGTGCTTAAGCGTAATTTGCAAAAGCGATGGGAGCGTCAACTAAATGTAAAGGAAGAAACGACTGAAGACAGGCTATCTAACTGGAAAGTACTTTATAAACTACATGAGGAAACACATGAAAAAACCTATGGAGGCTTTCAAAATTTCATGTCGTTTATTGACATCGCTGAATTTATTTCTAGAGAACTAAACCGCAAATAA
- the cmr1 gene encoding type III-B CRISPR module RAMP protein Cmr1, producing MHTITFECETITPMFMAGADGKTPELRAPSIKGALRFWWRALNGHLELEELKKREGEIFGNTEQRSKVLLRVREVNVKYSDRIFKNSSPEVSMDVKYMAYGVQDNYYIEEGSRFNIIVSCRNKEILEKEIKPAFSALVAFGGLGAKGRNGFGSIKASNVDDIDIVLRYSAFKQEIQATYTALSSKVKVFEGVYSVCSWEVGISDLKLIYADNGKKKVDDEKKVYVAAPYPNVKTPERHAKLFFMSFFEVKGEIYYRITFIPYQYLSGYPLGNEVSYDSIFKTWTQVIYDEENGMNDNVCNSSDQGDFLLKKREHNDNY from the coding sequence ATGCACACAATAACTTTTGAATGCGAGACCATTACGCCCATGTTTATGGCTGGGGCCGATGGAAAAACGCCAGAGCTTCGAGCGCCAAGTATAAAAGGGGCGCTGCGGTTTTGGTGGCGCGCACTTAATGGGCATTTGGAGTTGGAGGAGTTGAAGAAGAGGGAGGGGGAGATTTTTGGGAATACAGAGCAGCGTAGTAAAGTGTTGTTAAGGGTGCGGGAGGTGAATGTGAAGTATTCTGACCGAATATTTAAAAATTCTTCTCCGGAAGTATCAATGGATGTAAAGTACATGGCTTATGGAGTTCAAGATAACTACTACATTGAAGAGGGAAGTCGGTTTAATATTATTGTATCATGTCGCAACAAAGAAATTTTAGAAAAAGAAATAAAGCCAGCCTTTAGCGCATTAGTAGCATTTGGAGGTTTGGGAGCAAAAGGCCGTAACGGTTTTGGTTCTATAAAAGCATCAAATGTAGATGATATCGATATAGTGTTAAGATATTCTGCATTTAAACAAGAAATACAGGCAACATATACCGCACTTTCATCAAAAGTAAAAGTTTTTGAAGGGGTTTACTCGGTATGCAGTTGGGAGGTAGGAATATCTGATTTGAAACTTATTTATGCAGATAATGGGAAGAAAAAAGTTGATGATGAGAAAAAAGTCTATGTAGCAGCTCCATATCCTAATGTGAAGACTCCAGAGAGGCACGCAAAGCTTTTTTTTATGAGTTTTTTTGAGGTAAAGGGTGAGATCTATTATAGGATTACATTTATTCCATATCAATATTTGAGTGGATACCCATTAGGTAATGAAGTGTCTTATGATAGTATCTTTAAGACTTGGACTCAGGTGATTTATGATGAAGAAAATGGAATGAATGATAATGTTTGTAATTCGTCTGATCAAGGTGATTTTTTACTAAAAAAAAGAGAACATAATGATAACTACTAA
- the cmr4 gene encoding type III-B CRISPR module RAMP protein Cmr4, which yields MFTENKILFLQAKSPVHAGSGNDLGYIDLPIQREKHTGYPKVEASSLKGAMRERLESVGEKVDKIMGSKNSGDHAAALALSDVRLLFFPVKSLRGTFAWVTCPAVLESFKDAFELCGGTSTNIAFPRFEDKQKVYCGDDCELFVKNTNLVLEDYSYTAEKRTEVTAFAQKLGTILSIKNLAQKLLIVPDDEFKDIVELHTEVITRNKISEKGTAENLFNEEFLPAESILYNMCFARKDFKDKESSAVHIMNAFEKFFLEDDAPLKYFQIGGDASLGKGIVKATIYSAQ from the coding sequence ATGTTTACAGAAAATAAAATTTTATTCCTACAGGCCAAAAGCCCTGTACATGCGGGATCAGGAAATGATTTAGGCTATATTGATTTACCCATTCAGCGAGAGAAGCATACGGGGTATCCAAAAGTGGAGGCTTCTTCTTTGAAGGGAGCTATGCGTGAGCGTCTAGAAAGTGTAGGTGAAAAAGTAGATAAGATAATGGGCTCTAAAAATAGTGGAGACCATGCTGCAGCACTGGCATTATCTGATGTTCGACTACTATTTTTTCCTGTGAAATCACTAAGGGGAACCTTTGCATGGGTAACTTGCCCTGCTGTTTTAGAGAGCTTTAAAGATGCTTTTGAACTTTGTGGTGGAACTAGCACTAATATAGCTTTTCCTCGTTTTGAGGATAAACAAAAGGTTTACTGTGGGGATGATTGTGAGCTTTTTGTAAAAAATACTAATCTAGTTTTGGAAGACTATAGCTATACGGCAGAAAAACGAACAGAGGTTACTGCTTTTGCTCAAAAGCTAGGAACTATTTTGTCTATCAAAAATTTAGCTCAAAAGCTATTGATTGTACCAGATGATGAGTTCAAAGATATTGTAGAACTACATACAGAAGTAATTACTCGTAATAAAATATCTGAGAAAGGAACAGCTGAAAACCTCTTTAATGAAGAGTTTTTGCCTGCAGAAAGTATTTTATACAATATGTGTTTTGCTCGAAAAGATTTTAAAGATAAAGAAAGTTCGGCAGTTCATATTATGAATGCGTTTGAGAAGTTCTTTTTAGAAGATGATGCTCCTCTGAAATATTTTCAGATTGGCGGAGATGCTAGCTTAGGGAAGGGAATTGTCAAAGCAACTATTTACTCAGCACAATAA